Proteins encoded within one genomic window of Candidatus Methylacidiphilales bacterium:
- a CDS encoding class I SAM-dependent methyltransferase yields the protein MNIGFYCTNDYISDDTPSESLSLIPYQQTPPQDPILILSNEKRGFINKEILKKAILKDKVESLTHWLDITGAHDTKVNIASKKQPLFRAMNSAKNTSTKLVDLCAGFANDASIFFRWGYKLTLIEQHPAIAYALKLTCKNNQVQLIEDNCQYHMHDLAQTNDIFYLDPMYHKKETSAKSQGHAQLLQQLTATLEDNANQLLLASLQTRIKRIVIKRPRKAPYLAQKTPTVSYTGTTTRYDVYIR from the coding sequence ATGAATATAGGATTTTATTGCACCAATGATTACATCAGCGATGATACCCCGTCAGAATCACTTTCACTCATCCCATATCAGCAAACCCCACCCCAAGATCCTATCCTAATACTCTCCAATGAGAAAAGAGGATTTATTAATAAAGAAATTTTAAAAAAAGCAATACTAAAAGACAAAGTAGAATCACTAACCCATTGGTTAGATATTACTGGAGCGCATGATACCAAAGTCAATATCGCCTCTAAAAAGCAACCTCTCTTTAGAGCAATGAACTCTGCAAAAAACACCAGCACCAAACTTGTTGATTTATGTGCAGGTTTTGCCAACGATGCATCAATTTTTTTCAGATGGGGCTATAAACTCACCCTTATTGAACAACATCCAGCAATTGCTTATGCTCTAAAGCTAACTTGTAAAAATAACCAAGTGCAGCTGATAGAAGATAATTGTCAATATCACATGCATGATCTAGCTCAGACCAATGACATCTTTTATCTTGACCCCATGTACCATAAAAAAGAAACGAGTGCAAAAAGTCAAGGACATGCACAATTACTTCAACAACTAACCGCGACACTTGAAGACAATGCCAATCAACTTTTACTAGCATCATTGCAAACAAGAATAAAAAGAATAGTAATTAAAAGGCCAAGAAAAGCTCCATATCTAGCCCAAAAAACACCGACAGTGTCTTATACAGGAACTACCACA
- a CDS encoding NAD(P)-dependent oxidoreductase, whose translation MRVTAVLLDKNNLGTGVSLAKIASVTKLTVWGKTSPDLVIPRLRNAEIAITNKVQLNKETLSHCKKLKHICLLATGTNNIDIDYCKKHGVGVWPVKNYSQNSVAIHAFSMALALHQELITFREKLQAGAWSQSKHFCLFQPSIETLAGKTIGIIGYGAIGKRVARLAKAFSMKIIISQRDDISDKRKGRKSVDYLFQHCDIISLHCPLTAYNQTLVSAKRIKSMKRGAILINCSRGGLIDEKALASALNKGLIKAGLDVLSEEPPPQNHPLLLLKLPNLIITPHVAWIPLATRQRLVDLMTEQVKRAIKTIK comes from the coding sequence ATGCGCGTTACAGCGGTACTCTTAGATAAAAATAATCTCGGCACAGGGGTATCACTTGCAAAGATAGCTTCTGTTACTAAACTAACTGTCTGGGGAAAAACATCTCCAGACCTTGTAATTCCTCGGTTACGTAATGCTGAAATTGCCATTACTAACAAAGTGCAATTGAATAAAGAAACTCTTTCACATTGTAAAAAATTAAAACATATTTGCTTGCTTGCCACTGGCACTAATAATATTGACATTGATTATTGTAAAAAACATGGTGTAGGAGTTTGGCCAGTAAAAAATTATAGCCAAAACTCAGTAGCAATTCATGCTTTTTCGATGGCACTTGCATTACATCAAGAATTAATCACCTTTAGAGAAAAACTCCAAGCTGGGGCTTGGAGTCAAAGTAAACATTTCTGTTTATTTCAACCTTCGATTGAAACACTCGCAGGAAAAACTATTGGTATCATTGGTTATGGCGCTATAGGTAAACGAGTTGCAAGATTGGCAAAAGCATTCTCAATGAAAATAATTATTTCCCAGCGAGATGATATTTCCGATAAGAGAAAGGGAAGAAAGAGTGTGGATTACCTGTTCCAACATTGCGACATAATTAGTTTACATTGCCCATTGACAGCATATAACCAAACATTAGTTTCAGCGAAAAGGATTAAAAGCATGAAAAGAGGTGCAATTTTAATTAACTGTTCGCGAGGTGGTTTAATTGATGAAAAGGCATTGGCAAGTGCTCTCAATAAAGGTTTAATAAAAGCTGGGCTAGATGTATTAAGCGAAGAGCCTCCTCCACAAAACCACCCTCTCCTGCTCCTGAAACTTCCAAATCTTATTATTACTCCACATGTAGCTTGGATACCTTTGGCTACAAGGCAACGACTAGTAGATCTCATGACCGAACAAGTAAAACGAGCCATAAAAACCATCAAATGA
- the mreC gene encoding rod shape-determining protein MreC, giving the protein MIDIISQGSGIALRSRYVYCLILSIVLIVSDASLQFSKSIRSFVIDYAVFPITVTLDFPSRFYFNVKNYFQSAHDLEIINQTLRHEIQLQKKQLLTLEQTKNELEELQYTLHVISKQKDFKEFLITEYANISLTDQQELVVINVGQINGILKGKVITDTLGLIGIVSEVYKQTSLVALITDPLLSVPVRISRNGLLATTRGKGFGKNIAIDFVRADEDIRVGDLLETSGIGGIFPKGIPVARVVSITHDQERKTTITEAKTLGRLEYQNKLILHN; this is encoded by the coding sequence GTGATTGATATTATTTCACAGGGTTCCGGTATCGCACTTCGATCTCGGTATGTGTATTGCTTAATACTTTCGATAGTATTAATTGTGAGCGACGCTTCATTGCAATTCTCTAAATCTATTCGCTCGTTTGTCATCGATTATGCCGTTTTCCCGATTACAGTAACTTTGGATTTTCCCTCTAGATTTTACTTTAATGTAAAAAACTACTTTCAATCAGCCCATGACCTAGAAATTATAAATCAAACATTGCGTCATGAAATTCAATTACAAAAAAAACAATTACTAACTCTAGAACAAACAAAAAACGAACTAGAAGAGTTGCAATACACTCTGCATGTAATTTCTAAACAGAAAGACTTCAAAGAATTTTTAATTACCGAATATGCAAATATCTCTTTAACCGATCAACAAGAATTAGTCGTTATCAATGTAGGTCAGATTAATGGGATACTAAAAGGGAAAGTGATAACTGATACACTTGGTTTAATTGGAATTGTTAGTGAGGTGTACAAACAAACATCACTAGTGGCACTAATAACTGATCCTTTACTATCGGTACCTGTGCGCATTTCAAGAAATGGTCTGCTCGCCACTACCCGAGGAAAAGGTTTTGGGAAAAATATTGCCATAGATTTTGTAAGAGCAGATGAAGATATTCGTGTTGGTGATTTATTGGAGACTTCTGGAATAGGCGGGATTTTCCCCAAAGGAATACCAGTCGCACGGGTAGTTTCTATAACCCATGATCAGGAGAGAAAAACTACTATTACAGAAGCAAAAACACTTGGTCGGTTAGAATACCAAAATAAATTAATATTACATAATTAA
- a CDS encoding rod shape-determining protein, giving the protein MLLFQFYTILLGLLSKFSAFIGCDLSINIGTTNTLIYERERGIVLEEPSLIAVQQDRYSQQENIIAVGLEAKKMVGRTPEKTRVARPIRDGVISDFTLAEAMLKHFMVKSIGARYLRLPRILITVPCGANQVERRAIRDIASSVGARSVYLIDEPIAAAVGTNLPIDRATGSMVLDIGGGTADVAVMSMNGIVYANSIRIGSEKFDKAIINYIKNKRNIIIGDVTAEDIKLTIGDMSGVKLSHFEGKGVSIRDGIPESFKISNDEVKEAIIPEINKIVQAIKDALEQTPPELAADISNNGLVLTGGGSQLRGLAQYVASATNLTVILAQHPTTCVVRGGGLVLEMSEINRGNFVNLS; this is encoded by the coding sequence ATGTTACTATTCCAATTTTATACTATTTTGCTCGGATTACTATCAAAATTTAGCGCATTTATTGGTTGCGACTTGTCGATTAATATTGGCACAACCAACACACTCATTTATGAGCGTGAACGAGGTATAGTTCTAGAAGAACCATCCTTGATTGCCGTACAACAAGATCGTTATAGTCAACAAGAAAACATTATTGCAGTTGGCTTAGAAGCAAAAAAAATGGTTGGTCGCACTCCCGAAAAAACTAGAGTAGCCCGGCCAATTCGGGATGGAGTAATTTCAGATTTTACCCTAGCGGAAGCTATGTTAAAACATTTTATGGTTAAATCAATTGGTGCTAGATATCTAAGATTACCGCGTATTCTCATTACTGTCCCATGTGGGGCTAATCAAGTTGAACGAAGAGCAATTAGAGATATTGCATCTAGCGTAGGGGCGAGGTCTGTTTATCTCATAGATGAACCCATCGCAGCGGCAGTTGGAACTAATTTGCCCATTGATCGGGCAACTGGGTCAATGGTTCTTGATATAGGCGGGGGCACAGCAGATGTCGCGGTTATGTCAATGAACGGTATTGTATACGCCAATTCAATTCGTATTGGTTCAGAGAAATTTGATAAGGCAATTATTAACTATATAAAAAACAAACGCAATATAATTATTGGTGATGTGACCGCTGAGGATATAAAACTAACCATAGGTGATATGAGCGGTGTAAAACTTTCTCACTTTGAAGGAAAAGGAGTTAGTATAAGAGACGGAATACCAGAAAGTTTTAAAATTTCAAATGATGAGGTTAAAGAGGCGATAATACCCGAAATTAATAAAATTGTTCAAGCAATAAAAGACGCCCTTGAGCAAACCCCTCCAGAATTGGCAGCTGATATCTCAAACAACGGATTAGTACTAACTGGTGGTGGTAGTCAATTACGTGGATTAGCACAATATGTAGCTTCAGCAACTAATTTAACAGTTATTTTGGCGCAACATCCAACCACTTGCGTCGTGCGCGGAGGTGGTTTAGTGCTTGAGATGAGCGAAATTAACCGTGGTAATTTTGTTAACCTAAGTTAA
- the gatA gene encoding Asp-tRNA(Asn)/Glu-tRNA(Gln) amidotransferase subunit GatA gives MNSPLHTLSITALATLLNEKKISSYELCEHLLKRIEQFESSENKLNCFISLQKEKALACATKIDNQRSNGTHQKYSGIPIAHKDIFCTSGVPTTCGSKMLQNFTPPYSATVVERLENQGIISIGKCNMDEFAMGSSNETSAFGSVHNPWDRTKVPGGSSGGSAASVSACYVPATTATDTGGSIRQPAALCGVTGIKPSYGRVSRFGQIAFASSLDQAGIIARTAEDCAILLSMIAGKDSQDHTTSSATVPIFEQSLDQPLQGKKIGVVRSYINQLPNNLAIPIEVALKQFELLGATLVDVDLSNHHLAISVYQIIASAECSSNLSRYDGIRFGHRTEQASTFEELIVNSRSEGFGIEVKRRILLGTFVLSSECFDAYYLTAKQLQENIRQDYNRVFAEVDLIIAPTSPCLPFSLGEKVKSPMDMYLADAFTVSVNLAELPAMSIPVGQSNNLPVGLQLIAPMFQEAMLLAFAHQFQQHTEHHTVIPTPYL, from the coding sequence ATGAATAGTCCATTACATACCCTTTCTATCACAGCGTTAGCTACGCTCCTTAATGAGAAAAAAATTAGTTCATATGAACTATGTGAGCACCTATTGAAGCGCATTGAGCAATTTGAATCTTCAGAAAATAAACTCAACTGTTTTATCAGTTTACAGAAAGAAAAAGCTTTAGCGTGCGCTACGAAAATTGATAACCAAAGATCAAATGGGACCCATCAAAAATATTCAGGAATTCCAATTGCACATAAAGATATTTTCTGCACATCGGGCGTACCGACTACTTGTGGATCAAAGATGTTACAAAATTTTACACCGCCATATTCAGCAACCGTGGTTGAACGATTAGAAAACCAAGGTATTATTTCAATAGGTAAATGTAATATGGATGAGTTTGCTATGGGCTCTTCCAATGAGACGAGTGCTTTCGGTTCTGTACACAATCCATGGGATCGAACAAAAGTTCCGGGAGGGTCATCTGGGGGGTCAGCTGCGTCGGTAAGCGCGTGCTATGTTCCTGCCACCACTGCAACTGATACTGGGGGCTCGATAAGACAACCGGCTGCTCTTTGTGGAGTTACTGGAATCAAACCAAGTTATGGTAGGGTGTCTAGATTCGGTCAAATTGCATTTGCTTCAAGTTTAGATCAAGCCGGTATAATTGCACGAACTGCCGAAGACTGTGCGATTTTATTATCCATGATTGCCGGTAAAGATTCCCAAGACCACACCACTAGCTCTGCGACCGTACCAATTTTTGAGCAATCTTTGGACCAACCTCTGCAAGGTAAGAAAATAGGTGTGGTTAGATCATACATTAATCAACTACCAAATAATCTAGCAATTCCTATTGAAGTTGCTTTAAAGCAGTTTGAATTACTTGGAGCTACTTTGGTAGATGTGGATTTATCAAACCATCATCTAGCTATTTCAGTGTATCAGATTATTGCATCAGCAGAGTGTTCTTCAAATCTATCAAGGTATGATGGAATTCGATTCGGGCATAGAACAGAGCAAGCATCAACATTTGAAGAATTAATTGTCAATAGCCGAAGTGAAGGGTTTGGGATTGAAGTAAAGCGTAGAATTCTACTTGGCACCTTTGTGCTTTCAAGTGAGTGTTTTGACGCCTATTATCTGACGGCAAAACAATTACAAGAGAATATTCGCCAAGATTACAATCGAGTTTTTGCAGAAGTAGATTTAATTATTGCCCCCACATCTCCATGTTTACCTTTTTCATTAGGTGAAAAAGTAAAATCCCCAATGGATATGTATCTTGCCGATGCGTTTACTGTCTCTGTAAATCTGGCTGAGTTACCTGCTATGTCCATACCAGTAGGGCAAAGCAACAATTTACCAGTTGGGTTACAGTTGATTGCACCAATGTTTCAAGAAGCAATGCTACTTGCCTTCGCTCATCAATTTCAGCAACACACCGAGCATCATACCGTTATACCTACACCATACTTATGA
- the gatB gene encoding Asp-tRNA(Asn)/Glu-tRNA(Gln) amidotransferase subunit GatB translates to MTTYDIVIGLEVHVQLNTKSKLFSGAANQFGNKSNHSVELVDLGLPGTLPIVNREAVSKAILFGLAVNATIQKNCYFERKNYFYPDLPKGYQISQNQNPIVLGGAINNVTLVRAHLEEDAGKLIHTPQHSEVDLNRAGAPLLEIVTEPVISSAKEASAFLTTLHSLVKDLGISDASMHEGQFRCDVNISLRKSAQDPLGTRVEIKNINSFKFVEEAIEVEYQRQYELLQNNKPVLQETRLYDSENFQTRAMRSKEMANDYRYFPDPDIPTFCIDSVWIDEIAQMLPQSQDQKYLILTSFQLNQDDVTYFIKSKESYDFLIKTMQSLPVSEAKLVVSVIRQEIARYSNQHQVSIQNQALQPNLVVLLVKAIQQKLLSNTEMREAIKQIYESTAGDPELQIKQAITNAKEKALSSKQIPIENLIEDLFISYPDQHAQLIAGKIKVVSFFVGKVMSLTKGALDPAIISDKISKHLPYDQNS, encoded by the coding sequence ATGACCACATACGATATTGTCATTGGACTAGAAGTGCATGTACAACTTAACACAAAGAGTAAGCTTTTTAGTGGTGCAGCAAATCAGTTTGGAAATAAATCTAATCATTCTGTTGAGCTTGTTGATTTGGGCTTGCCCGGCACATTGCCAATTGTAAATCGAGAAGCCGTCTCAAAGGCAATTCTTTTTGGGTTAGCGGTCAATGCTACAATTCAAAAAAATTGTTATTTTGAGAGAAAAAATTATTTTTATCCTGATTTACCAAAGGGATACCAAATATCTCAAAATCAAAATCCAATTGTTTTAGGTGGCGCAATAAATAATGTAACCTTAGTACGAGCACATCTTGAAGAAGATGCAGGAAAATTAATCCATACACCCCAACATTCTGAAGTTGACCTCAACCGAGCTGGCGCACCATTATTGGAAATAGTTACTGAGCCAGTTATTTCCTCAGCTAAAGAAGCGAGCGCTTTTTTAACTACATTACACAGTCTGGTAAAAGATCTCGGTATATCGGATGCTTCTATGCATGAAGGTCAGTTTAGATGCGATGTTAATATCTCACTTAGAAAGAGTGCCCAGGACCCTCTCGGTACTCGAGTTGAGATAAAGAATATTAATTCATTTAAATTTGTTGAAGAGGCGATTGAGGTGGAATACCAACGCCAATATGAATTATTACAAAATAACAAACCAGTTCTCCAAGAGACGAGGTTATATGATTCAGAAAATTTCCAAACCAGAGCTATGCGATCAAAGGAAATGGCGAACGATTATCGTTACTTCCCCGATCCTGATATTCCGACTTTTTGTATTGATAGTGTATGGATAGATGAGATCGCTCAAATGTTGCCACAAAGCCAGGATCAAAAATATCTAATCCTGACATCATTTCAACTGAATCAGGACGATGTCACATATTTTATTAAATCAAAAGAAAGTTATGATTTTCTCATCAAAACTATGCAATCATTACCTGTCTCTGAAGCTAAACTTGTGGTTTCTGTAATTAGACAAGAGATAGCGAGATACTCCAACCAGCACCAGGTTTCAATACAAAATCAAGCACTGCAACCAAATCTTGTGGTATTATTAGTAAAAGCAATACAACAAAAACTACTTTCAAATACAGAAATGAGAGAAGCTATTAAGCAAATATATGAATCCACTGCTGGGGATCCGGAATTGCAAATTAAACAGGCGATTACCAATGCTAAAGAAAAAGCCCTATCCTCTAAGCAAATTCCGATAGAAAATCTAATTGAAGATCTGTTTATTTCCTATCCTGATCAGCATGCCCAACTTATCGCTGGTAAAATTAAAGTCGTTTCATTTTTTGTTGGAAAAGTAATGAGCTTGACAAAAGGGGCGCTAGACCCTGCGATAATTTCGGATAAAATATCAAAACACTTACCGTATGACCAGAACAGTTAA
- the bioB gene encoding biotin synthase BioB, with protein sequence MDKNITPQHILSLYRLPLNQLIWQAGDVLRKYFDSDKIQKSTLCNIKTGGCPEDCGYCGQSAHWKNVKITKEKLISIEELTKQCQEAKNNGADRFCIAAAWRTPPKDDFNKVLDMISTIHSFGLESCATLGMLTEQQATALAGVGLSYYNHNLDTSREYYPKVVSTRTYEQRLETLANARSKGIKLCCGGIIGMGETRDDRCGLLFELFKLQPESVPINQLVGVPGTPLGTSEKLDHIEFIRTIAIARILMPNSWVRISAGRDTMNDELQMLCFLAGANSLFIGDKLLTVSNASLQHDKELLSALVGT encoded by the coding sequence ATGGATAAAAATATCACACCCCAACACATCCTATCGCTATACCGATTACCTCTTAACCAATTGATTTGGCAGGCAGGTGATGTGCTAAGAAAATATTTTGATTCAGATAAAATTCAAAAAAGTACTCTCTGTAATATTAAAACTGGTGGATGCCCTGAGGATTGTGGTTATTGTGGGCAAAGCGCACATTGGAAAAATGTAAAGATCACTAAAGAGAAATTAATATCAATTGAAGAGCTTACTAAACAATGTCAAGAAGCAAAGAATAACGGAGCTGATAGGTTTTGCATTGCAGCTGCTTGGAGAACTCCTCCAAAGGATGATTTTAATAAAGTACTAGACATGATAAGCACAATACATAGTTTCGGTCTTGAAAGTTGCGCAACCTTAGGTATGCTAACTGAGCAACAAGCAACTGCATTAGCTGGAGTTGGTCTTAGCTATTACAATCATAATTTAGACACCTCTCGTGAGTACTATCCTAAGGTTGTTTCCACAAGAACCTATGAGCAGCGTTTGGAAACCTTAGCCAATGCACGCAGTAAAGGAATAAAACTATGCTGTGGTGGGATTATTGGAATGGGTGAAACTAGAGACGATAGATGTGGCCTTTTATTTGAACTTTTCAAATTACAACCAGAATCAGTTCCTATAAATCAATTGGTAGGTGTACCTGGAACACCACTTGGCACATCAGAGAAATTAGATCACATTGAATTTATTCGTACCATTGCTATTGCAAGAATTTTAATGCCAAATTCATGGGTAAGAATTTCAGCGGGTAGAGATACCATGAACGATGAATTACAAATGTTATGTTTTCTTGCAGGAGCCAATTCATTGTTTATTGGAGATAAACTACTTACCGTATCAAATGCTTCACTGCAACATGATAAAGAACTGCTCAGTGCTCTAGTTGGCACTTAA